From one Myxococcota bacterium genomic stretch:
- a CDS encoding pirin family protein: MMQVRRSDERGHAQHGWLESRHTFSFADYHDPKFMGFRALRVINEDWVQPGKGFPPHSHRDMEIVTCVLEGALEHKDSMGNTSIIRPGELQRMTAGRGVTHSEFNASRDALVHLLQIWILPETPGLQPGYEQRDFGSGPMRDRLRLVASRDGREGSLTVHQDVSLHLGRLPQGAKIAHPLATERHAWLQVARGSLRANGETLGAGDGAAVSGERALELEALDAAQLLVFDLA, from the coding sequence ATGATGCAGGTCCGCCGCAGCGACGAGCGGGGCCACGCGCAGCACGGCTGGCTGGAGAGCCGCCACACCTTCTCGTTCGCCGACTACCACGACCCGAAGTTCATGGGCTTCCGGGCCTTGCGCGTGATCAACGAGGACTGGGTGCAGCCCGGCAAGGGCTTCCCGCCGCACTCACACCGCGACATGGAGATCGTGACCTGCGTGCTCGAGGGAGCGCTCGAGCACAAGGACAGCATGGGAAACACCTCGATCATCCGGCCGGGCGAGCTGCAGCGCATGACCGCGGGCCGCGGCGTGACTCACAGCGAGTTCAACGCCTCGCGCGACGCGCTGGTGCACCTGCTGCAGATCTGGATCCTGCCTGAGACCCCGGGCCTGCAGCCCGGCTACGAGCAGCGTGACTTCGGCTCGGGCCCGATGCGCGATCGGCTGCGCCTGGTGGCCTCGCGCGACGGCCGCGAGGGCTCGCTCACCGTGCACCAGGACGTGTCACTCCACCTGGGCCGGCTGCCGCAGGGCGCGAAGATCGCGCACCCGCTCGCGACCGAGCGCCATGCCTGGCTGCAGGTCGCGCGCGGCTCGCTGCGCGCCAACGGCGAGACGCTCGGCGCCGGCGACGGCGCCGCGGTCTCGGGCGAGCGCGCGCTCGAGCTCGAGGCGCTCGACGCCGCGCAGCTCCTGGTCTTCGATCTCGCGTAG
- a CDS encoding phage holin family protein has translation MSGFLIRLAVNALGLWVADLLLDGISIDGTGSLIFAALIFGLVNALVRPIFVVLTFPLTLLTLGLFLLVVNAAMLALVAALVPGFHVAGFGAALLGAIIVSVVSWAASAWIGPSGRFEVLVVERRPRP, from the coding sequence ATGAGTGGATTCCTGATCCGGTTGGCGGTCAACGCCCTGGGGCTCTGGGTTGCCGATTTGTTGCTCGACGGAATTTCGATCGACGGCACGGGCTCGTTGATCTTCGCCGCGCTGATCTTCGGCCTGGTGAACGCCCTGGTTCGCCCGATCTTCGTGGTGCTCACCTTCCCACTCACCCTGCTGACCCTGGGCCTGTTCCTGCTGGTCGTGAACGCGGCCATGCTGGCGCTCGTGGCCGCGCTCGTGCCGGGCTTCCACGTCGCGGGCTTCGGCGCGGCGCTGCTCGGCGCGATCATCGTGAGCGTGGTCTCGTGGGCCGCGTCGGCCTGGATCGGACCTTCCGGCCGGTTCGAGGTGCTGGTCGTCGAGCGCCGCCCTCGGCCTTAG
- a CDS encoding histidine phosphatase family protein produces MKLLVLRHDVAEAREAGAGPDADAKRALTGEGRKRAARAGRAVARLIGDLDLLATSPLRRARETAEALARELDDVELTETDALAPGHSPAELAGWLSQQEGIEQAAIVGHEPGLSEFVTWLVSGLSTPWLELGKGGACLIELPDRIAPGQGRLLWLLRPGQLRKLG; encoded by the coding sequence ATGAAGCTTCTCGTGTTGCGCCACGACGTCGCGGAGGCGCGCGAGGCAGGTGCCGGACCGGACGCCGACGCGAAGCGGGCGCTCACCGGCGAGGGCCGCAAGCGTGCGGCGCGCGCCGGACGCGCCGTGGCGCGGCTGATCGGCGACCTCGACCTCCTGGCGACGAGCCCGCTGCGGCGCGCGCGAGAGACCGCCGAAGCCCTGGCGCGCGAGCTCGACGACGTGGAGCTCACCGAGACCGACGCGCTCGCACCGGGGCACTCGCCGGCGGAGCTCGCCGGCTGGCTCAGCCAGCAGGAGGGCATCGAGCAGGCGGCGATCGTCGGTCACGAGCCGGGCCTGAGTGAGTTCGTGACCTGGCTGGTGTCGGGTCTCTCGACGCCGTGGCTCGAGCTCGGCAAGGGCGGCGCGTGTCTGATCGAGCTGCCCGACCGCATCGCTCCCGGACAGGGGCGGCTCTTGTGGCTGCTGCGTCCCGGCCAGCTGCGAAAGCTGGGCTAG
- a CDS encoding CHAD domain-containing protein, whose translation MVELERPEMLRPAEEGARLVALRQLDEARLAVARAGDPEDDEAIHDVRVALRRLRSTLTAYRGFLDAEVAGGALARAGKIAGQMGGARDSEVWLAWLGGQLEHAPRARRSALESLRAELQAAFRLERAHALEGLGDRFEELEAELRSSLSTYAAPVTAGPAPAGPRFALAASDALRTAAAELEHALAAVTGPNDAHAEHQARIAAKRVRYVLEPLRRLTEGGQDVLVELKRLQDVLGDRHDRDRLALRLRGALERAALATAQGLFAAVRAHDERAARALRARRTEKALLELLRRSAEESDAGFAELAASWLSGKDAPFLARLAQIVESLRRMGAPPQEIERKYLLRGLPERLHAAEAIEIEQGYLPGGAVRERLRRAVGPRGTRCTRTVKVGTGRVRAEYEEEISPGEFARLWPLTESARLRKRRYRVPEGALTWEIDEFLDRSLVLAEIELPTEDTEVVVPDWLEPQLVREVTGEAEYSNAQIAAG comes from the coding sequence ATGGTGGAGCTCGAGCGCCCCGAGATGCTGCGACCCGCCGAGGAAGGCGCGCGCCTGGTGGCGCTGCGCCAGCTCGACGAGGCGCGGCTCGCGGTCGCGCGCGCGGGCGATCCCGAAGACGACGAGGCGATCCACGACGTGCGCGTCGCCCTGCGTCGGCTGCGCAGCACGCTCACCGCGTACCGCGGCTTTCTCGACGCCGAGGTTGCCGGCGGCGCGCTCGCGCGCGCGGGCAAGATCGCAGGTCAGATGGGTGGCGCGCGCGACTCGGAGGTGTGGCTCGCCTGGCTCGGGGGGCAGCTCGAGCACGCGCCCCGCGCGCGCCGCAGCGCGCTCGAGTCACTGCGCGCCGAGCTCCAGGCGGCCTTCCGGCTGGAGCGCGCGCACGCGCTCGAGGGCCTGGGCGACCGCTTCGAAGAGCTCGAGGCGGAGCTGCGCTCGAGTCTCTCGACCTATGCCGCGCCCGTGACGGCCGGGCCCGCGCCGGCCGGGCCGCGCTTCGCGCTGGCCGCGAGCGACGCGCTGCGCACGGCGGCGGCCGAGCTCGAGCATGCGCTGGCGGCGGTGACCGGCCCGAACGACGCGCACGCCGAGCACCAGGCGCGCATCGCGGCCAAGCGCGTGCGCTACGTGCTCGAGCCCCTGCGGCGACTCACCGAAGGGGGGCAGGACGTGCTGGTCGAGCTCAAGCGCCTGCAGGACGTGCTCGGCGACCGGCACGACCGCGACCGGCTCGCGCTGCGCCTGCGCGGCGCGCTCGAGCGCGCGGCGCTGGCCACGGCCCAGGGCTTGTTCGCTGCGGTGCGCGCCCACGACGAGCGCGCCGCGCGCGCGCTGCGCGCCCGGCGCACGGAGAAGGCGCTGCTCGAGCTCCTGCGCCGCTCCGCCGAGGAGAGCGACGCGGGGTTCGCGGAGCTCGCGGCCTCGTGGCTCTCGGGCAAGGACGCCCCGTTCCTGGCCCGGCTCGCGCAGATCGTCGAGTCACTGCGCCGCATGGGCGCGCCGCCGCAGGAGATCGAGCGCAAGTATCTGCTGCGCGGCCTGCCGGAGCGGCTGCACGCGGCGGAGGCGATCGAGATCGAGCAGGGCTACCTCCCGGGCGGCGCCGTGCGCGAACGGCTGCGGCGGGCGGTCGGGCCGCGCGGCACGCGCTGCACGCGCACCGTGAAGGTCGGCACGGGCCGCGTGCGCGCCGAGTACGAGGAGGAGATCTCGCCCGGCGAGTTCGCGCGCCTGTGGCCGCTCACCGAGTCGGCGCGCCTGCGCAAGCGCCGCTACCGCGTGCCCGAGGGCGCGCTCACCTGGGAGATCGACGAGTTTCTCGACCGGTCGCTCGTGCTGGCCGAGATCGAGCTGCCGACCGAAGACACCGAGGTGGTCGTGCCCGACTGGCTCGAGCCCCAGCTCGTGCGCGAAGTCACCGGCGAGGCCGAGTACTCCAACGCCCAGATCGCCGCCGGCTAG
- a CDS encoding PHB depolymerase family esterase, translated as MRLLALALVSFAAAARAGDAGDALRTLHAAGLERSYVLHAPALWPGTDLPLVVVLHGSGGSAGAIEAQTGFSEEADWRGFAVAYPEATALYQRRWNAGVCCGAADDVAFLRALVDDAAAVLPIDRRRVFAAGLSNGGMMAYRLACEAGDTFAAVGVVAGALVTPGCAPAAPVSVVHLHGTRDDFVPLAGGPGALGISYPTTERAIDFWIERDGCDPTPRIESPNPDVTRRRYACGGGTGVELWEIERGKHTWPVASRRSRLLPPPPKKLDATGVLWQFFAAHPRPG; from the coding sequence GTGCGGCTTCTCGCGCTCGCCCTCGTGTCGTTCGCCGCGGCCGCGCGCGCCGGAGACGCAGGCGACGCGCTGCGCACGCTGCACGCAGCCGGGCTGGAGCGCAGCTACGTGCTGCACGCGCCCGCGCTCTGGCCCGGCACGGACCTGCCGCTCGTGGTGGTGCTGCACGGCTCGGGCGGGAGCGCCGGGGCGATCGAGGCGCAGACCGGCTTCTCGGAAGAGGCCGACTGGCGCGGCTTCGCGGTCGCCTACCCCGAAGCCACGGCGCTCTACCAGCGGCGCTGGAACGCGGGAGTGTGCTGCGGCGCGGCGGACGACGTGGCCTTCCTGCGCGCGCTGGTCGACGACGCCGCGGCCGTGCTGCCGATCGACCGCCGGCGGGTCTTCGCCGCGGGTCTCTCGAACGGCGGCATGATGGCCTACCGGCTGGCGTGCGAGGCGGGTGACACGTTCGCGGCGGTGGGCGTGGTCGCGGGCGCGCTCGTGACTCCCGGCTGCGCGCCGGCCGCGCCCGTCTCGGTCGTGCACCTGCACGGCACGCGCGACGACTTCGTGCCGCTCGCCGGCGGTCCCGGGGCGCTGGGCATAAGCTACCCCACGACCGAGCGCGCGATCGACTTCTGGATCGAGCGCGATGGCTGCGATCCGACGCCCCGCATCGAGTCACCCAACCCCGACGTGACTCGCCGGCGCTACGCCTGCGGCGGCGGGACGGGCGTCGAGCTGTGGGAGATCGAGCGCGGCAAGCACACCTGGCCGGTGGCGAGCCGGCGCTCGCGGCTCCTGCCGCCCCCGCCCAAGAAGCTCGATGCGACGGGCGTGCTGTGGCAGTTCTTCGCCGCGCACCCGCGGCCGGGCTAG
- a CDS encoding helix-turn-helix domain-containing protein, with amino-acid sequence MGRKRFSQMNCGIAQALEALGDWWTLLIVRDAFFGTRRFSDFEKSLGIAKNILSRRLAHLVEHGIFAHDGAEYRLTPKGEALLPLLTAMREWSDEWVFGPGGEPVIVRDRRTGRRLPRMRVTDADGNEVTRRDLRSEPGPGASAATRRLLERR; translated from the coding sequence ATGGGTCGCAAGCGTTTCAGCCAGATGAACTGCGGCATCGCCCAGGCGCTCGAGGCGCTGGGCGACTGGTGGACGCTCTTGATCGTGCGCGACGCCTTCTTCGGCACGCGCCGCTTCAGCGACTTCGAGAAGAGCCTCGGCATCGCCAAGAACATCCTCTCGCGCCGGCTCGCGCACCTGGTCGAGCACGGCATCTTCGCGCACGACGGCGCCGAGTACCGGCTCACGCCCAAGGGCGAGGCGCTGCTGCCGCTCCTGACCGCGATGCGCGAGTGGTCCGATGAGTGGGTGTTCGGACCCGGCGGCGAGCCCGTGATCGTGCGCGACCGGCGCACGGGCCGCAGGCTGCCGCGCATGCGAGTCACCGACGCCGATGGCAACGAGGTGACTCGCCGCGACCTGCGCAGCGAGCCCGGGCCCGGTGCGTCGGCCGCGACCCGGCGCCTGCTCGAGCGGCGCTGA
- a CDS encoding SDR family NAD(P)-dependent oxidoreductase, whose translation MAERTAVVTGVGPGTGAALVRRFAADGYRVAMLARDKARLEALAREVPGTAPYPVDVADLDALRDSLARVRAELGAPSVLLHNAVAGGFGAFDTVRPEDLEQRFRVNVTALLVLAQELAPGMVAAGGGAIVATGNTSAWRGKAAFAGFAPTKAAQRILCQSLARALGPQGVHVAYVVIDAVIDVPWTRRAYPDRPDDFFIRPAGIADAVHHLVHQERSAWTFELDLRPFKENW comes from the coding sequence GTGGCGGAGCGAACGGCCGTCGTCACGGGCGTGGGACCGGGAACGGGAGCGGCGCTGGTGCGCCGTTTCGCGGCCGACGGCTACCGCGTGGCGATGCTGGCGCGCGACAAGGCGCGGCTCGAGGCGCTGGCGCGCGAAGTGCCGGGCACGGCCCCCTACCCGGTCGACGTGGCGGACCTGGACGCGCTGCGCGACTCACTCGCGCGCGTGCGGGCCGAGCTCGGCGCCCCCAGCGTGCTCTTGCACAACGCCGTCGCGGGCGGCTTCGGCGCGTTCGACACGGTGCGGCCCGAGGATCTGGAGCAGCGCTTCCGCGTGAACGTGACTGCGCTGCTGGTGCTGGCCCAGGAGCTGGCGCCCGGCATGGTCGCCGCGGGCGGCGGCGCGATCGTGGCCACGGGCAACACCTCGGCCTGGCGCGGCAAGGCCGCGTTCGCGGGCTTCGCGCCCACCAAGGCCGCGCAGCGCATCCTGTGCCAGTCACTGGCGCGCGCGCTCGGGCCGCAGGGCGTGCACGTGGCCTACGTGGTGATCGACGCGGTGATCGATGTGCCCTGGACGCGCCGCGCCTATCCCGACCGGCCCGACGACTTCTTCATCCGCCCCGCCGGCATCGCCGACGCGGTGCACCACCTGGTGCACCAGGAACGCTCGGCCTGGACCTTCGAGCTCGACCTTCGACCCTTCAAGGAGAACTGGTAG
- a CDS encoding molybdopterin-dependent oxidoreductase, producing the protein MAAANTSEWKSTACILCECNCGIEVQLGGPEGRNLVRVRGDDAHPASKGYACEKPSRLDFYQNGPHRLTKPLRRRADGSFEEIDWDTAIREVAQKLSAVRDAHGGESIFYYGGGGQGNHLPGAYGRSTKSALGMRYQASALSQEKTGEFWVAQKMVGGYSRGDFEHCEVGLFIGKNPWFSHSIPRARVTLREIANDPKRCLVVIDPRLTETAELADIHLRVRPGGDAFLLAALVAVIVQEGLAKRDWLAAHADGLDEVLPHFESLDVAAYAQKSGVPEEQVRAAARRIAAAESMATFEDLGVQMSLHSTLVSYLHKLLVLLTGNFGKQGADYRPSTLVALAGGGDDGRRTPVTGARIIGGLTPCNVIPDEILTDHPERFRALLVESGNPAHSLADSARMREAIASLECVVVIDVAFTETARLAHYVLPVASQFEKAEATFFNFEFPHNYFHLRKRLMAPLPGLFSEAELHARLCEALGALPADAVTALRAAWQEGRLAFRNKFFELAGGNPRLLGVAPALLYRAIGDLLPEGLAEGAAVWALCQLAAPRQLESLHRAGFLGEAPDAADALFDALLAAKSAVVFSIDDWEESFARVTTPNRRIQLAVPELFPELDALAGEPPPGSSAEFPFVLSAGERRSFTANTIFRNPDWRRKDRGGALRMNPEDATRIGVAEGGRARVTTKRGSAEVTVELSDRMLPGHVSLPNGLGVDFPTGEVRAKTGVAPNDLTASEDRDWLAGTPWHKHTPARIEAL; encoded by the coding sequence GTGGCAGCCGCGAACACGAGTGAGTGGAAGTCGACCGCGTGCATCCTGTGCGAGTGCAACTGCGGCATCGAGGTCCAGCTCGGCGGACCGGAGGGCCGCAACCTGGTGCGCGTGCGCGGCGACGATGCGCACCCCGCCTCGAAGGGCTACGCGTGCGAGAAGCCCTCGCGCCTCGACTTCTACCAGAACGGCCCGCACCGACTCACAAAGCCGCTGCGCCGGCGCGCGGACGGCAGCTTCGAGGAGATCGACTGGGACACCGCCATCCGCGAGGTCGCGCAGAAGCTCTCCGCGGTGCGCGACGCGCACGGCGGTGAATCGATCTTCTATTACGGCGGCGGCGGCCAGGGGAATCACCTGCCCGGCGCGTACGGGCGCTCGACCAAGTCGGCGCTGGGCATGCGCTACCAGGCGAGCGCGCTCTCGCAGGAGAAGACCGGCGAGTTCTGGGTCGCGCAGAAGATGGTCGGCGGCTACTCGCGCGGCGACTTCGAGCACTGCGAGGTCGGGCTGTTCATCGGCAAGAACCCTTGGTTCTCGCACTCGATCCCGCGCGCGCGGGTCACGCTGCGCGAGATCGCGAACGACCCGAAGCGCTGCCTCGTCGTGATCGACCCGCGGCTCACCGAGACCGCGGAGCTGGCCGACATCCACCTGCGCGTGCGCCCGGGCGGCGACGCGTTCCTGCTCGCGGCGCTGGTGGCCGTGATCGTGCAAGAGGGCCTGGCGAAGCGCGACTGGCTGGCAGCCCACGCCGACGGCCTCGACGAGGTCCTGCCTCACTTCGAGTCACTCGATGTGGCGGCCTACGCCCAGAAGAGCGGCGTGCCCGAGGAGCAGGTGCGCGCGGCCGCGCGGCGCATCGCCGCCGCCGAGAGCATGGCCACCTTCGAGGACCTGGGCGTGCAGATGAGCCTGCACTCCACGCTCGTGTCGTACCTGCACAAGCTGCTCGTGCTGCTCACCGGGAACTTCGGCAAGCAGGGCGCCGACTACCGGCCGAGCACGCTGGTGGCGCTGGCAGGCGGGGGCGACGACGGGCGCCGCACGCCGGTCACCGGTGCGCGCATCATCGGCGGACTCACGCCCTGCAACGTGATTCCCGACGAGATCCTGACCGACCACCCAGAGCGCTTCCGGGCGCTCCTGGTCGAGAGCGGGAACCCCGCGCACTCGCTGGCGGACAGCGCGCGCATGCGCGAGGCGATCGCGTCACTCGAGTGCGTGGTCGTGATCGACGTGGCGTTCACGGAGACCGCGCGGCTGGCGCACTACGTGCTTCCGGTCGCGAGTCAGTTCGAGAAGGCCGAGGCCACCTTCTTCAACTTCGAGTTTCCCCACAACTACTTCCACCTGCGCAAGCGGCTCATGGCGCCGCTGCCCGGGCTGTTCTCGGAGGCCGAGCTGCACGCGCGCCTGTGCGAGGCGCTGGGCGCGCTGCCCGCCGACGCGGTGACTGCCCTGCGCGCGGCCTGGCAGGAAGGCCGGCTGGCCTTCCGGAACAAGTTCTTCGAGCTGGCGGGCGGCAATCCGCGGCTGCTCGGCGTGGCGCCCGCGCTGCTCTACCGCGCGATCGGAGACCTCTTGCCCGAGGGCCTGGCGGAGGGCGCCGCCGTGTGGGCGCTGTGTCAGCTCGCGGCGCCGCGCCAGCTCGAGTCACTGCACCGGGCGGGCTTCCTGGGCGAGGCGCCCGACGCCGCCGACGCGCTGTTCGACGCGCTGCTCGCGGCGAAGAGCGCGGTGGTGTTCTCGATCGACGACTGGGAGGAGAGCTTCGCGCGGGTCACGACACCGAACCGACGCATCCAGCTCGCGGTGCCCGAGCTCTTCCCCGAGCTCGACGCGCTGGCCGGCGAGCCGCCGCCCGGCTCGAGCGCCGAGTTCCCGTTCGTGCTGTCCGCGGGCGAGCGCCGCTCGTTCACCGCCAACACCATCTTCCGCAACCCCGACTGGCGCCGGAAGGACCGCGGCGGCGCGCTGCGCATGAACCCCGAGGACGCGACACGGATCGGTGTCGCCGAGGGCGGGCGCGCGCGCGTCACCACCAAGCGCGGCAGCGCCGAAGTCACGGTCGAGCTCTCCGACCGCATGCTGCCGGGCCACGTGTCGCTGCCGAACGGCCTGGGCGTGGACTTCCCGACCGGCGAGGTGCGCGCCAAGACCGGCGTCGCGCCCAACGACCTCACGGCCAGCGAGGACCGCGACTGGCTGGCGGGCACGCCCTGGCACAAGCACACGCCGGCGCGCATCGAGGCGCTGTGA
- a CDS encoding glutathione S-transferase family protein, translating into MSRAPVLRVFSYLPNPRLAKATIAARLCGVELEVRGAAPRELGGWLWDFDARPLAPGESPAASARSARTGFAGTLHKTDAFLAAHPFGTVPAAFSPDGRTGVFESNSILRAVVRVSGDPAGLYGGQDPYAASRIDSFLDASLVFARDAQVYLLKLSGGRIKRPLHERTQEARDGYLAGIEQALAPDRPFICGDSLSLADLVFAAELTLFSAERANRKLLDEAGLPPLWSDELRTRFPRALAHFDRLCAHPAFAPDLGPYLAKLQSISTV; encoded by the coding sequence GTGAGTCGCGCGCCGGTCCTGCGCGTCTTCTCCTATCTGCCGAACCCGCGCCTGGCCAAGGCCACGATCGCGGCGCGTCTGTGCGGGGTCGAGCTCGAGGTGCGCGGCGCCGCGCCACGCGAGCTCGGCGGCTGGCTGTGGGACTTCGATGCACGGCCGCTGGCGCCGGGTGAGTCGCCCGCAGCCAGCGCGCGCAGCGCGCGCACCGGCTTCGCCGGCACGCTGCACAAGACCGACGCCTTCCTCGCGGCACACCCGTTCGGCACGGTGCCCGCCGCCTTCAGCCCCGACGGCCGGACCGGCGTCTTCGAGTCGAACAGCATCCTGCGCGCGGTGGTGCGCGTGAGTGGCGACCCGGCGGGCCTCTACGGCGGCCAGGACCCGTACGCCGCCTCGCGCATCGACTCCTTCCTCGACGCCAGCCTGGTGTTCGCGCGCGACGCTCAGGTCTACCTGCTGAAGCTCTCGGGCGGGCGCATCAAGCGTCCGCTGCACGAGCGCACGCAGGAGGCGCGCGACGGCTACCTGGCCGGGATCGAGCAGGCGCTCGCGCCGGACCGCCCCTTCATCTGCGGCGACTCACTCAGCCTGGCCGACCTGGTGTTCGCGGCCGAGCTCACGCTCTTCTCGGCAGAGCGCGCGAACCGCAAGCTGCTCGACGAGGCCGGCCTGCCCCCGCTGTGGAGCGACGAGCTGCGCACGCGCTTCCCGCGGGCCCTCGCCCACTTCGACCGGCTGTGCGCGCACCCGGCGTTCGCGCCCGACCTCGGACCCTATCTCGCCAAGCTTCAGTCGATCTCGACGGTGTAG